Within Metabacillus sp. KUDC1714, the genomic segment AGGATGGATGAATAACCCTGCTCAATATGCTGGACAAATTCCAACTTCACCTTGGAGAGGTGCTACGACAATCCCACGTGAGTTGTCATTAATTGAGAAGGAGGAAGGAATCCTTTTAAAACAGCAACCAGTAAATGAATTAAAAAGTTTACGAGATACTGCAAAAGAAGTGAAAATAACCAATAAGAAAATTTCTACTGAAAATATCTTAAAAGATGTTGAAGCAGATATGTTTGAGATTGATGCAGAATTTAATCTTAGTGATGCAACAGCGAATGAATTTGGGTTTCATGTACGTAAAGGTGAAAATGAGAGTACAACGGTTTCTTATAATATCGCAGAAGAAAAACTATCTGTAGACCGGACACAATCTGGTAAGACTGATTTTCATAAAGACTTTCCCTCTATTCAACATACAAATTTGACTGTGAAAGATGGAATTCTGAATATCAAACTATTGGTGGATCGTTCTTCTATTGAGGTATTTGCAGATGAAGGAGCAGCTGTATTTACAAATCAAATCTTTCCAAGTGAAACTAGTAGACAAATAGATTTATTTGCTAAAGACGGTGAGGTAACGTTAAATTCACTAGCTTTTTATCCGATGAAAGAAGCTACCTTTACTACTAATCAAGAAGATATAGATGTTGGTAATCTTCCTAATTCACTCGAAAATCCTAATTTTGAAACAGGAGATTTATCAGGCTGGACAGTTACTGGATCAGCGTTTAGAGCACCTGTCTCAAATGCTACAGAATTTTGGGGTGGTCCTTTTGAGCATGAAGGTGACTATCATGCATGGGGATTTCAAGGTGCGAAATCTGATGAAAAGTCAGATTTACGTACAGGTGTCATGAAGTCATCGGCCTTTGTACTAGAGGGCAATGGGGAAATTGACTTTTTAGTTGGTGGTGGCCAAGATCTTAATAAGTTATATGTTTCACTTGTTCGTGCGTCAACTGGTGAGGAACTTATGAAGGCAACTGGGGCGAATACAGAAAAATATCGTAGAGTAAAATGGAATGCTTCTGAGTATATTGGTGAAGCTCTTTATATAAAAGTAGTTGATTATCACTCAGGTGGCTTCGGACATATTAATGTGGATGATTTTCATGTTTATAAGGAAGAAGAAAAAATTAAAAATAACTTATTAAACCCAGGGTTTGAAACAGGGGACTTGACTGGTTGGACAGCTGAAGGAAATGCATTTGCTGGGACTGTTACTGGTCAAGCAACCTACTGGGACACTGAAATCCCATTTGAACATAAAGGGAACTATCATCTATGGGGCTTTCAAGGTGTAGCACCAGAAGAAGCAGATAAAAGAACAGGAAGTTTAACTTCAAATACCTTTCATTTGTCTGGGAATGGAGAAATCTCTTTCCTTATCGGCGGCGGAGATGAGGTCGATGGTGAAAATAAATATGATTTATATGTTGCACTGGTACGAGCTTCAGATGGAAAAGAGTTAATTAAAGCAACGGGTCCTGAATCAGAAACATATGAACGTGTAACCTGGAATGCAGCGGACTACTTAGGTGAAGCTGTTTATATCAAGGTTGTTGATCAACATACGGGAGGCTTTGGTCATATAAATGTGGATGATTTTCAAGTTCAAAATCGCGGAATTTTAAGCCATTGGAACTTCGACGAAATCAAAGGCAATACCATTCTTGATGTAGTCAAAAATGAAGAACTAAAGGTGGAATATGTCTTTACAGATGCAGAATATAAACCATCAAGTGATCCGCTTTGGAGAAAAGGGGTAATAAACAATGCGCTTTTATTTGATGGATATTCTACGTTTATTAAACAACCTGTATCGAAATCAAGACAGCCTAATGATGCACTAACAATAGAAGCATGGGTAGCACCACGGTCATATGAATGGGGTGATCTAGGTCAACTTTCAGCTATTGTAAATCAACATAACAAAGCTAAAGGTGAAGGCTATATTTTAGGAATGGGCCGACATGGTAAATGGTCGTTTCAAGCAGGTATAAATGGTGAATGGAAAGAGGTATGGGCTGCAGATAATAAACCTCTTGAAAAAGATAAATGGTCATATGTCGTTGCCACATTTGATCAAGATAAGCAAAAAATGAAGCTCTTTTTAAATGGTGAGCTAGTTGGAGAAGTAGAAACTCCAGAAAATGCCTCCATAACAGCTACTGAAAATGATTTGTTAATAGGTAAACATAATTCTGCTGCCGTATTAAGTTCGTTTACTGCAAATATGTTTAACGGAATGATTGATGAATTAAAAATCTATAATAAATCTTTAACAGATGAAGAAATAAAATCAAATTATCATCAAGTAATCGAAAACAATGGGGGACAATTGCCTAGCCCTGATTTATCTTTTGATCGAAGTGTATATGATGGTGATCGTTATAGACCACAATTTCATTTTCTTTCACCTGGTCATTGGATGAATGAACCACATGCTCCGTTTGTGTATAACGGAAAATATCATATTTTTTATCAGCATAACCCGCAAGGACCTTATTGGCACCAAATTCATTGGGGTCATGCAGTAAGTGATGATCTGGTTTATTGGGAAGATGCTCCAGTAGCTTTAGCTCCTTCAGGTGTTTCACCCGATGGTGTATGGTCAGGTGGAGCAAACTTTGATAAAAATGGTGATCCTGTTCTTTTCTTTACTGCAGGGGATGATAGCAAAACACCAAACCAAATGACAGGTTTAGCAAAACCAGTTGATGTAACAGATCCAATGCTTAAGGATTGGGATATGTTACCAAAACCTGTAACCATTCAAGAGCCTAATTTGCCAGCAGAGGAAGGGACTGTTATGTATGGTCAATTCCGTGATCCTTTTGTTTGGAAAGATGGTGATACATGGTATCAAATTGTTGGCTCGGGTATTGAGAATGTTGGAGGTACAGCCTTACTTTACACATCTCAGGATTTAGAAAATTGGGAATACAAGGGACCTTTCTTTGTAGGGGATTCAAAGTCATATCCTAAAACAGGTGATGTTTGGGAATTACCGGTGTTTTTACCGATCGGAAAAGATGCTAAAGGTCAACAAAAATATGTATTTTTCATTAATCCATGGTTTAAAAACTACAGTGAACATAACGTAAAATATGTTTACCACTGGATTGGTTCATGGGACAAAGAAACCAATCGTTTTATACCTGATCATGAAGAGCCAAAGTTATTTGATTATGGCGAGCATTTTACAGGGCCAAGTGGGATGATTGATGAAAATGGACGTTCAATTTTATTTAGTATTGCTCAAGACCGAAGAACTGATGAGCAGCATTTTGATGCTGGATGGGCCCATAATGCTGGTTTGCCATTAGAATTATCTCTATTAGAAAACGGTGAGCTTGGAATAGAACCAATTACTGAATTAAGTACGCTTCGTGGTGAAAAGTTATTAGGTCTTAAAAATAAAACGATTTCAAAAGCAAATGAACGATTAGCTAATATAAAGGGCGATATGTTAGAAATTACGCTTGAGGTTAAAGCGAACTCTGATGAAAAATATGGTATTAAAGTAAGACAATCATCAGATTCTTCAGAAGAAGTAAATTTATATTTTGATGAAGATTCTAAAGAATTTGGAGTGGATGCTACAAAAATGAGTTTAGATCCCGATATTGCAAAAACAAGTAGTAAGGGAACACTTTCTCTTGATGGTGAAAATCTAAAGCTCCATATTTACCTAGATCGATCAATGATTGAAGCCTATGCTAATGGTAAAAAAAGTATAACGACAAGAGCATATCCAACAAGAGCAGATGCTATCGGAATCGAACTATGGAGTCAAAATGGTAAAGCTAAAGTAGTAGCTATGGAGGTACATGAAATTGGCTCAGCTTATAGTGACAATGTTGTACCAGCATATTATGGGGATGAGTCCGAAGAAATTCCTCATGGTGAGTTAACGAATCACGATTTTCAATCCGGTGATTTGTCGGGATGGACAATTGTAGAAGGAAATGCCTTTACAAATGACCACATTACTAACAAAAATGATTGGGGCTGGGGTGGTCCATTCGGGCAAGCTACAACTTCAACAGATCCTAATCGAAACCATCTATGGGGCTTCCATCCAGATCATGGCGGGGATTCTGCAACTGGCATAATAAAGTCAGAAACCTTTACACTTGGTGGAGATGGTCAAATTGATTTCTTAACATCAGGTGGTGCTGATGAACAACTATTATATTTAGCTCTAATAGATGCGCAAACAAAAGAAATTGTGAAAAAAGCAACTGGTCATAATGGCGAAGCATATCGTCGTGTACGCTGGGATGCATCAGAATTAATAGGTAAAGAGCTATATCTTCAGCTAGTCGATCAGCATACTGGAGGATGGGGCCATATTAATCTAGATGACGTAAATGTACCTGTTCATACTGAAGGAGGAGAAGATTCAAATTCAGAAGAACCGATAAGCAAAGACAAAAAGAAGAAAGAGAAGAAAGATGGAGATAGGAAATAAATTGCACTTAATTAAAATGCTCTGTTAAAGCTCATAATTTATTTTGAAATTTGTTGATTGGAGCGGATAGTGAGACTCCCGGACCGCCAACGGAAAGCGAACTCCTGCAGCGGAAATCAACAGTTTAACAGAACCAATTAAAATGAAAATTTGAGTTTTCACTAAATGCTGTTTTAAAGACCTTTCTGATGCTGGTTCAGAAAGGTTTTTATAGATTTAGTTCGGAATGTAATTCACGAATTTATTTTCTAGATGTTTCAACTCGCTAGGACCTTTTTACAGGTCCTATTCATTTCTTAGAAGATAGTGTTAAAAAATAGTATTGTCGCTTTCATCTTTAAATATGGTAAGATTATTATCGGAAAATAAAGAATTCAAATACTATATTTTTACATTATTAAAAGTTTATATCACTTTTCTAAAACGAAACATGGGAGGAGGTTTAATGTGAAACCGAAAATTGAAGACGTTGCCAAACATGCAGGTGTCTCACCAACAACTGTTTCTAGAGTATTAAATAATCGCGGCTATATAAGCGAAAAAACGAGAAAAAAGGTTCAAGAATCAATGGAACATTTAAACTATTTTCCTAATGAAGTTGCGAGGTCTCTATTCATTAAGAAAACACATTTAATAGGTCTTATTTTTCCAACAACAAATAACCCCTTTTACGGTCAGCTTATTTTTCATTTGGAAAATACATGTGCATCTTTAGGGTATAAGGTTTTACTTTGCAACAGTCAAAATCGTGAAGATAAAGAGACAAACTATGTAAAAATGCTCCAAAGAAATCAAGTTGATGGAATAATTGCTGGGGCACATAATAGGGGAATTGAGGAATATGACATACCAAAACTCCCAGTTGTCGGAATTGATCGCTACTTATCAAGCACAATACCTGTTGTATCAAGTGATAATTACAATGGTGGTCAGCAAGCTACTCAACTATTACTTGATAAAGGCTGTAAACATATATTTCACATAAATGGTCCAGACTTTTTAGAAACTCCGGCAAACTTGAGAAGAAGGGCTTATGAAGATGTGATGAGAAGTAATCACTTGAACCCTATAACATATGAATTTCCTTATAGAGCAACTGCAGAAGCTGTTCAAGAGATAATATTAAGACTATTTAATGAAAATCCTCAAGTTGATGGTATTTTTGCTAGTGATGATTTAATTGCTTCAAAAGTAATAAGAGAAGCTAAAAAAAGGAAGATTAACATTCCAGCCGATCTGAAAATTGTAGGATATGATGGTACTGAGACGACAAGATTGCTATTACCTGAATTAAGTACAGTGGAACAACCCATTAAGGAAATCGCTGAAAAGGCGGTTGAAATATTAATCCAACAAATAGATGGTCCGCATGATGACATTCAATTAGAAACGATCTTACCTGTAAAGCTTATTGATAGTGAAACGACGTAGAAAGTAAGTGGGTGAATCATCCCACTCAGGCTTTCTCATAAAACAGTAAATATAGCCTGAAAAATTTTTTTGAATTATATGTCATCCGGTTGACATATGAAACCGGATGACATATAATTCGTTGTAAGGGATTACATAAAATTTAAGGTTTTATTCTTAGGTCATTTTGTAAGCATGTAGGGCGTGAAAAATGTGATAAGGAAAGCTGTTACTATATGTAATTCTCTTATTTGTAAGTTCGATAGTTATGAAGATAATAAGCAATAAAAAAACAATTTGAAAGTGAGGAAAGGATATGAAAGCTGAGGTAAGGACACTACCACCATTAGATACTCATGCAAAAGCTAATAAAAAGCTACAATTTAAAAAAATATTAAACAATTACCAGCTCTATTTATTTCTATTGCCAGCACTTATTTATTTTATCGTTTTTCATTACTACCCAATGTATGGGGTAGTTATTGCATTCAAGGATTTTATAGCAACGCAAGGAATTATGGGAAGTCCTTGGGTAGGATTTAAACACTTTGAGCGTTTTTTCGATTCTTACCAGTTTTGGACATTGATCAAAAACACACTTGGACTTAGTGGTCTACAGCTAATCATAGGATTTCCACTTCCAATCATTCTAGCTCTAATGATGAATCAAATTAGGCATGAGAAGTATAAACGTTTTGTTCAAACAGTTGTATATGCGCCACATTTCATTTCTGTTGTTGTATTATCTGGGATGATTTATGTTTTCTTTTCAAATAATGGCTTAATCAATAATATGATTACGATATTTGGCGGGGATTCCATTTCTTTTATGTCAAAACCAGAATGGTTTAAACCACTCTATATTGGTTCAAGTGTATGGCAGGAAACAGGATGGGCGGCGATTATCTATCTTGCAGCTCTTGCTGGTGTAAGCCCTGAGCTACACGAGGCAGCCGTGATGGATGGAGCGAGCAAATGGCATCGGATTTTACATGTTGATATTCCGGCAATTATGCCAACAGCAGTCATTCTACTAATCTTGTCAGTAGGGAATATGATGAATATCGGTTTTGAGAAGGCTTACTTATTGCAAACGCCTTTAAACCAACCAGCAGCTGAAATTATACCAACATATGTTTATAAGCTCGGTTTACAACAAGCTCAATATAGCTTTGCTGCAGCAGTTGGATTGTTTAACGCTATTATTAACTTAATTTTATTGGTAGCAGTTAATAAGTTTGCGAAGAAATTATCTGGTCAAGGACTTTGGTAAAAGGAGGTTAAAAGATTATGAGTTTACTAGCAATGAAAAGAACAACAAGACGATCAAAAGAAGATAAAGTCTTCGATTTGATCAATATATTCCTCGTAGCAATCATGGTTATTTTAGTTGTTTACCCTCTTTACTTTATTGTCATTGCTTCAATTAGTAATCCTAACATGATCTACGAAGGGAAAGTATGGTTTTTACCAAAAGAGATCACGTTTGAAGGATATCAAAGGATATTTAACGACAGCAAGATTTGGCTAGGCTATAAGAACTCGATTATTTATACATTTGTTGGAACAATTGTAAATGTTTCTTTTACATTAATGGCAGCGTATGCATTGTCACGAAGGGATTTATATGGAAGAAACTTAATTATGTTTTTGTTTCTATTTACAATGTTTTTCTCTGGTGGATTAATCCCTACTTATTTAGTAGTTAAGGATTTAGGCTTACTTAATACGATGTGGGCTCTAATCCTACCTAAAGCTGTAGCTGTGTGGAATGTTATTGTTGCTCGAACCTATTTCCAAACTTCTATACCGAACGAGCTGTTAGAGGCAGCAAAAATGGATGGTTGTTCTGATGCAAAATTCTTTTGGAAGATTGTCGTGCCTTTATCAAAACCAATTGTTGCAGTTATGGTTTTATTTTATGCAGTGGGGCATTGGAACTCTTACTTTGATGCATTAATTTATTTGAATAATGAAGATTTGTATCCACTTCAATTGATATTACGAAATATCTTAATTCAGAATGAAGCATCAACTCAAATGATTAGCGATCTTGATTCACTTGCTGCAAAACAAAGAGTTTCAGAGTTAATTAAATACGGTGTGATCATAGTAGCTT encodes:
- a CDS encoding ABC transporter permease, translated to MKAEVRTLPPLDTHAKANKKLQFKKILNNYQLYLFLLPALIYFIVFHYYPMYGVVIAFKDFIATQGIMGSPWVGFKHFERFFDSYQFWTLIKNTLGLSGLQLIIGFPLPIILALMMNQIRHEKYKRFVQTVVYAPHFISVVVLSGMIYVFFSNNGLINNMITIFGGDSISFMSKPEWFKPLYIGSSVWQETGWAAIIYLAALAGVSPELHEAAVMDGASKWHRILHVDIPAIMPTAVILLILSVGNMMNIGFEKAYLLQTPLNQPAAEIIPTYVYKLGLQQAQYSFAAAVGLFNAIINLILLVAVNKFAKKLSGQGLW
- a CDS encoding GH32 C-terminal domain-containing protein — protein: MFQIIKRTKLLHLFLIFMLTIQLFIPYLATVNSASLPVENEEIYRPGFHFSPMKNWMNDPNGMVYHNGEYHLFYQHNPTDKVWGPMYWGHAISKDLVNWEHYPIAIYPDENGFAWSGSAVVDHDNTSGLGTKENPPMVALYTSENGGDNQHVSATYSVDNGRTWTTLDKNPILTMPNDLKASNGGSGVFRDPKVFWHEQSNQWIFVITSGKQIDFYSSSNLLEWTKVGEFSDPKAAELGLWECPDLFELPVYDESGNKTGSKWVLTVSINPSPTGGTGLHYYVGNFDGKTFTPDENSEEFKWADFGADFYAAVTWSNTYHQPEDGRQIWLGWMNNPAQYAGQIPTSPWRGATTIPRELSLIEKEEGILLKQQPVNELKSLRDTAKEVKITNKKISTENILKDVEADMFEIDAEFNLSDATANEFGFHVRKGENESTTVSYNIAEEKLSVDRTQSGKTDFHKDFPSIQHTNLTVKDGILNIKLLVDRSSIEVFADEGAAVFTNQIFPSETSRQIDLFAKDGEVTLNSLAFYPMKEATFTTNQEDIDVGNLPNSLENPNFETGDLSGWTVTGSAFRAPVSNATEFWGGPFEHEGDYHAWGFQGAKSDEKSDLRTGVMKSSAFVLEGNGEIDFLVGGGQDLNKLYVSLVRASTGEELMKATGANTEKYRRVKWNASEYIGEALYIKVVDYHSGGFGHINVDDFHVYKEEEKIKNNLLNPGFETGDLTGWTAEGNAFAGTVTGQATYWDTEIPFEHKGNYHLWGFQGVAPEEADKRTGSLTSNTFHLSGNGEISFLIGGGDEVDGENKYDLYVALVRASDGKELIKATGPESETYERVTWNAADYLGEAVYIKVVDQHTGGFGHINVDDFQVQNRGILSHWNFDEIKGNTILDVVKNEELKVEYVFTDAEYKPSSDPLWRKGVINNALLFDGYSTFIKQPVSKSRQPNDALTIEAWVAPRSYEWGDLGQLSAIVNQHNKAKGEGYILGMGRHGKWSFQAGINGEWKEVWAADNKPLEKDKWSYVVATFDQDKQKMKLFLNGELVGEVETPENASITATENDLLIGKHNSAAVLSSFTANMFNGMIDELKIYNKSLTDEEIKSNYHQVIENNGGQLPSPDLSFDRSVYDGDRYRPQFHFLSPGHWMNEPHAPFVYNGKYHIFYQHNPQGPYWHQIHWGHAVSDDLVYWEDAPVALAPSGVSPDGVWSGGANFDKNGDPVLFFTAGDDSKTPNQMTGLAKPVDVTDPMLKDWDMLPKPVTIQEPNLPAEEGTVMYGQFRDPFVWKDGDTWYQIVGSGIENVGGTALLYTSQDLENWEYKGPFFVGDSKSYPKTGDVWELPVFLPIGKDAKGQQKYVFFINPWFKNYSEHNVKYVYHWIGSWDKETNRFIPDHEEPKLFDYGEHFTGPSGMIDENGRSILFSIAQDRRTDEQHFDAGWAHNAGLPLELSLLENGELGIEPITELSTLRGEKLLGLKNKTISKANERLANIKGDMLEITLEVKANSDEKYGIKVRQSSDSSEEVNLYFDEDSKEFGVDATKMSLDPDIAKTSSKGTLSLDGENLKLHIYLDRSMIEAYANGKKSITTRAYPTRADAIGIELWSQNGKAKVVAMEVHEIGSAYSDNVVPAYYGDESEEIPHGELTNHDFQSGDLSGWTIVEGNAFTNDHITNKNDWGWGGPFGQATTSTDPNRNHLWGFHPDHGGDSATGIIKSETFTLGGDGQIDFLTSGGADEQLLYLALIDAQTKEIVKKATGHNGEAYRRVRWDASELIGKELYLQLVDQHTGGWGHINLDDVNVPVHTEGGEDSNSEEPISKDKKKKEKKDGDRK
- a CDS encoding LacI family DNA-binding transcriptional regulator, which encodes MKPKIEDVAKHAGVSPTTVSRVLNNRGYISEKTRKKVQESMEHLNYFPNEVARSLFIKKTHLIGLIFPTTNNPFYGQLIFHLENTCASLGYKVLLCNSQNREDKETNYVKMLQRNQVDGIIAGAHNRGIEEYDIPKLPVVGIDRYLSSTIPVVSSDNYNGGQQATQLLLDKGCKHIFHINGPDFLETPANLRRRAYEDVMRSNHLNPITYEFPYRATAEAVQEIILRLFNENPQVDGIFASDDLIASKVIREAKKRKINIPADLKIVGYDGTETTRLLLPELSTVEQPIKEIAEKAVEILIQQIDGPHDDIQLETILPVKLIDSETT
- a CDS encoding carbohydrate ABC transporter permease, which translates into the protein MSLLAMKRTTRRSKEDKVFDLINIFLVAIMVILVVYPLYFIVIASISNPNMIYEGKVWFLPKEITFEGYQRIFNDSKIWLGYKNSIIYTFVGTIVNVSFTLMAAYALSRRDLYGRNLIMFLFLFTMFFSGGLIPTYLVVKDLGLLNTMWALILPKAVAVWNVIVARTYFQTSIPNELLEAAKMDGCSDAKFFWKIVVPLSKPIVAVMVLFYAVGHWNSYFDALIYLNNEDLYPLQLILRNILIQNEASTQMISDLDSLAAKQRVSELIKYGVIIVASIPLLILYPFVQKYFVKGVMIGGIKG